In a genomic window of Planctomycetia bacterium:
- a CDS encoding NAD(P)/FAD-dependent oxidoreductase, which produces MDCEVAIIGAGAAGLLAAARAGERGRRVWLFEKNRRPGVKILMSGGTRCNVTHDTDVRGIVAAYGAPGRFLHSALAALGPHELRALFEAEDVPLKVEPGGKVFPVSDRASDVLDALLARLQRSGAALFTEEPVVTIARGEGHFLIETNRRVVEAEKLLVTTGGKSYPGSGTTGDAYAWLAELGHTIIPPRPSLTPITVDAPWVKELSGVTIPDTYLKVIDPSTNGGKPTVLAERRGSLLFTHFGLSGPVALDVSRAISGHAQPNKLHLECDFLPALKEPAVAELLEQELRASGKRQVGGIALGDLPKRLTEQLLRLAGVDPNTKAAELSKAHRATWVQWHKRCQIGVTGTRGFGKAEVTAGGVALSEVDSRSMESKRVPGLYLAGEVLDLDGPIGGYNFQAAFSTGWLAAEHM; this is translated from the coding sequence ATGGACTGCGAAGTGGCCATCATTGGCGCCGGGGCGGCGGGGTTGTTGGCCGCGGCGCGCGCGGGCGAACGTGGACGGCGCGTGTGGCTGTTCGAGAAGAATCGCCGGCCGGGCGTGAAGATATTGATGTCCGGCGGGACGCGCTGCAATGTGACGCACGATACAGATGTGCGCGGGATTGTCGCCGCTTATGGCGCGCCGGGAAGGTTTTTGCACTCGGCGCTCGCCGCGCTAGGGCCGCACGAACTACGCGCGCTGTTCGAGGCGGAAGACGTGCCACTCAAAGTGGAGCCCGGCGGAAAAGTGTTTCCGGTCAGCGATCGCGCGTCGGATGTGTTGGACGCGCTCCTGGCGCGATTGCAGCGGAGCGGCGCGGCGTTGTTCACTGAAGAGCCGGTCGTCACGATCGCGCGAGGCGAGGGACATTTTCTGATCGAGACAAATCGCCGTGTCGTCGAGGCCGAAAAGTTGCTGGTCACCACTGGCGGGAAGTCGTACCCAGGTTCGGGTACGACCGGCGACGCTTACGCGTGGCTGGCGGAACTGGGGCACACGATTATCCCGCCGCGACCGTCGCTCACGCCGATCACAGTGGACGCCCCTTGGGTGAAGGAACTTTCCGGCGTCACGATTCCGGACACGTATCTTAAAGTGATCGATCCATCGACGAACGGCGGCAAACCGACCGTGTTGGCGGAGCGGCGAGGGTCGCTTCTGTTCACGCATTTCGGCCTCTCGGGGCCGGTGGCGCTGGATGTCAGCCGGGCGATCAGCGGCCATGCACAGCCGAACAAGCTGCACTTGGAATGCGACTTTTTGCCGGCGCTCAAGGAGCCGGCCGTCGCCGAACTGCTGGAACAAGAGCTGCGCGCGTCGGGCAAGCGGCAAGTTGGGGGTATCGCGCTGGGGGATCTGCCGAAACGCCTGACGGAGCAGTTGCTGCGGTTGGCTGGCGTCGACCCGAACACCAAGGCCGCGGAACTGAGCAAGGCCCACCGTGCAACCTGGGTGCAGTGGCATAAACGGTGCCAGATCGGCGTAACCGGCACGCGCGGGTTCGGGAAAGCGGAAGTCACCGCTGGCGGCGTCGCACTCAGCGAGGTCGACTCGCGTAGCATGGAGAGTAAGCGGGTGCCGGGCTTGTACCTGGCGGGCGAGGTGCTCGACCTGGACGGGCCGATCGGCGGCTATAACTTCCAGGCCGCCTTCAGCACCGGCTGGCTGGCCGCCGAACATATGTAG
- a CDS encoding class I SAM-dependent methyltransferase, whose protein sequence is MSTAATLNTAKSEAFAQSLVEVMNHSGLALMLSLGHRTGLFDVLARLERASCPAIAEAAELSERYVREWLGAMVTGGVVEFSAEDQTYHLPAEHAAWLTRAAVPNNMAASMQWFAVLGGVEDLVCDAFRHGRGVPYSAYNRFHEVMAEESAQTVVAGLRDHILPLANGLMEQLETGIEVMDVGCGVGRAMNYLASHFPNSRFLGRDFSPEAIEQARRQASAMGVTNVQFEAVDAAEMNDSARFDLITAFDAIHDQVRPQRVLDHIHRALKPSGVLLMQDIAGSGHAHTDGRYPLATLGYAISCMHCMSVSLAGGGPGLGAMWGKQKALEMLGKAGFANVRVESLGHDMLNYYYVCTP, encoded by the coding sequence ATGTCGACCGCTGCCACGCTCAATACCGCCAAATCCGAGGCTTTCGCCCAGTCGCTGGTCGAGGTCATGAACCATTCCGGGTTGGCGCTGATGCTCTCGCTGGGGCATCGCACCGGGCTGTTTGACGTCTTGGCGCGGCTGGAGCGAGCAAGCTGTCCGGCGATCGCTGAGGCGGCCGAATTGAGCGAGCGGTATGTTCGCGAGTGGCTGGGGGCGATGGTCACCGGCGGCGTGGTGGAGTTCTCCGCCGAGGACCAAACGTATCACTTGCCGGCGGAGCACGCGGCGTGGCTGACTCGCGCGGCGGTTCCGAACAATATGGCGGCGAGCATGCAGTGGTTCGCCGTGCTGGGGGGCGTCGAGGATCTGGTGTGCGACGCCTTTCGCCATGGTCGCGGCGTGCCGTATTCGGCCTACAATCGCTTTCACGAAGTCATGGCCGAGGAAAGCGCGCAGACCGTCGTGGCGGGGTTACGGGATCATATCCTGCCGTTGGCTAACGGACTGATGGAACAGCTCGAAACCGGCATCGAAGTCATGGACGTCGGCTGCGGCGTCGGCCGGGCAATGAATTATCTCGCCTCCCATTTTCCCAACAGCCGCTTCCTGGGCCGCGATTTTTCGCCAGAAGCCATCGAACAAGCGCGCCGCCAGGCCAGTGCCATGGGCGTAACGAACGTGCAATTCGAAGCCGTCGACGCGGCGGAGATGAACGACAGCGCGCGGTTCGACCTGATCACTGCCTTCGATGCCATCCACGATCAGGTGCGCCCGCAACGCGTGCTGGATCACATTCATCGCGCGCTCAAACCGTCCGGCGTGCTCCTGATGCAAGACATCGCTGGGTCCGGACATGCCCATACCGACGGCCGCTATCCGCTGGCGACCTTGGGCTATGCCATCTCCTGCATGCACTGCATGTCCGTCTCGCTGGCAGGCGGCGGCCCCGGCCTGGGCGCCATGTGGGGCAAGCAAAAGGCCCTGGAGATGCTCGGCAAAGCTGGCTTCGCGAATGTCCGCGTTGAGTCGCTCGGACACGACATGCTGAACTACTACTACGTCTGCACGCCGTAA
- a CDS encoding aspartate aminotransferase family protein: MSSLATGRDITPLEASASARSWSVFPAGSNGEFNLPRELSIVIAHGAGCRLWDTEGREFLDFSLGWGSVLVGHADPRITAAVVRQAPLGSNFAYVTENSLRLAEELVRLSPACDRVRFCASGTEATMYCQRLARAASGRMKILKFEGAYHGANEIGVTSLFGAKLKDWPQPEPLGDGIAALVEPHVLVAPFNDLATTGRILAENAKELAAVIVEPLHRCLPPQTGFLAGLRKLCDEHGVLLIFDEVVTGFRMAYAGAQEYYGVVPDLVAYGKAVGGGYSIGAFGGRLDIMELVAESRLNRDKYVWTASTLGGNPISSAAALATLEILRGANVYPRLHALGAYLRDGITNVLRELNVPAQVIGDGPLAQIAFATGPLASSRDIWRGDSTSGRALMLALFARGVFLNPLGTKLYISLAHDEAVCDEFLNRLRDALQESKQAQSA, translated from the coding sequence ATGTCGAGTCTGGCGACTGGTCGCGATATCACTCCGCTCGAAGCGAGCGCCTCCGCGCGATCCTGGAGCGTCTTTCCCGCCGGATCGAATGGCGAATTCAATCTCCCGCGCGAGTTGAGCATCGTCATCGCGCACGGCGCGGGTTGCCGACTGTGGGACACCGAGGGACGTGAGTTCCTCGATTTCTCGTTGGGCTGGGGCTCCGTGTTGGTCGGCCATGCCGATCCGCGAATCACGGCCGCGGTGGTGCGGCAAGCGCCGCTGGGAAGCAACTTCGCCTATGTGACGGAAAACTCGCTGCGTTTGGCCGAGGAGTTGGTACGGCTCAGCCCGGCCTGCGATCGCGTGCGATTTTGCGCTTCGGGCACCGAGGCGACGATGTACTGCCAGCGTCTGGCGCGCGCGGCCAGCGGGCGGATGAAGATTCTCAAGTTCGAAGGGGCCTACCATGGCGCGAACGAGATCGGCGTGACGAGCCTCTTCGGCGCGAAGCTGAAAGATTGGCCGCAACCGGAACCGTTGGGCGACGGCATTGCCGCGCTCGTCGAGCCGCACGTGCTCGTGGCGCCGTTTAACGACCTTGCCACCACCGGGCGCATTCTCGCCGAGAATGCCAAGGAATTGGCGGCCGTGATCGTGGAACCGTTGCACCGTTGCCTGCCGCCGCAGACCGGCTTCTTGGCGGGTCTGCGAAAGCTCTGCGACGAGCATGGCGTGCTGCTGATCTTCGACGAAGTTGTGACGGGCTTCCGGATGGCGTACGCCGGCGCACAGGAATACTACGGCGTCGTGCCCGATCTCGTCGCCTACGGCAAGGCGGTCGGGGGCGGCTATTCGATCGGCGCCTTTGGCGGCCGGCTCGACATCATGGAACTGGTGGCCGAAAGTCGTCTCAATCGCGACAAGTACGTCTGGACGGCCTCGACGCTGGGCGGCAACCCGATTTCATCCGCGGCGGCATTAGCTACGCTGGAAATCCTCCGCGGCGCGAACGTCTATCCGCGACTGCACGCGCTTGGCGCGTACCTCCGAGATGGCATCACCAACGTGTTGCGCGAGCTAAACGTTCCGGCGCAAGTCATCGGCGACGGGCCGCTGGCGCAAATCGCCTTTGCCACCGGCCCACTCGCCAGTTCGCGCGACATCTGGCGCGGCGATTCCACGTCGGGCCGCGCACTGATGCTCGCACTCTTCGCCCGCGGCGTGTTCCTCAATCCGCTCGGGACGAAGCTCTACATTTCACTCGCGCACGACGAAGCGGTCTGCGACGAATTCCTCAACCGCCTCCGCGACGCTCTCCAGGAGTCGAAACAAGCACAATCCGCTTGA